From Fibrobacter sp. UWR2, the proteins below share one genomic window:
- a CDS encoding RND family transporter, with the protein MSLPKINIERINERFGRFGEFLLNHRAILLVAFVVLLAVSIVGMKKIYVEASWDSYFIEGDPMLVETDKFKETFGNDYFVGVLVESDHSILTPDNLKLLRELSNELRDSLSYSDGKATSIVDLEYMLGTEEGMEITQIVPEEIPTDEAGLAEIEKRLADKPELAKKLISSDRKQAFINIKLRPFPEDSVWKAEGEAKGVKAEAPDMQTGRETAEIIAKEKYAPLHPRATGMPYLSFQKLKYIGEEMGRIFIITILCAIIVMFLVTRSLRGIVSPLITTFAGVIMTFGLVGYLGLYMDATNIMVPVILAFAVSIAYNIHINSFFRKNMMLTGKRKESVLYAMRETGWSVLFSGLTTIVALLSFLSVMLKPIRSVGILSSIAIAFILLVALTVSPILLSFGKDKKPNAKVLERGDTRMGLILDSIGKFVLGHGKPIAIVFAVVTAISVFGLTKIEPAFDVERTMGRKVEYVNKMLYVAESEIGSFYSYDLVIDFGANDKAKEVENLKKLDELQEYAGKYPLTKRSTSILDIVKDLDRTLNENRQDKYAIPETEEEVAQLLLLYENAGGSEASYWMDYDYRKLRLMIEISSYNSNELQKEIEDLQNFARKLYPDAKVTAVGNLPQFTAMQQYLEVGQMTSFLISVVIVAVLLMIVFGSIRTGLIGMIPNIAPGIFVGGYLGLTNIPLDMMTATLIPMIIGLSVDDTIHFINHGHVEFDRTHDYRESILNVFRTAGPALVMTTIIMVATFAGFTTSAATQMFNFGFVVFVGLVSALLADLFVTPLLIKKFKIFGK; encoded by the coding sequence ATGAGCTTACCTAAGATCAACATTGAAAGAATCAACGAGCGATTCGGCCGTTTTGGCGAATTCCTGCTCAACCACCGCGCCATTTTGCTGGTGGCGTTTGTCGTTTTGCTTGCGGTTTCGATCGTGGGCATGAAAAAAATCTACGTCGAAGCCTCGTGGGACAGCTACTTTATCGAGGGCGACCCGATGCTTGTCGAAACGGACAAGTTCAAGGAAACTTTCGGTAACGACTACTTCGTGGGCGTGCTGGTAGAAAGCGACCATTCCATCTTGACGCCGGACAACCTGAAGCTTTTGCGCGAACTTTCGAACGAACTGCGCGACAGCCTCTCGTATTCCGACGGCAAGGCGACTTCGATTGTCGATTTGGAATACATGCTTGGCACCGAAGAGGGCATGGAAATCACGCAGATTGTGCCCGAAGAAATTCCGACGGACGAGGCGGGACTTGCCGAAATCGAAAAGCGTCTGGCTGACAAGCCGGAACTGGCGAAGAAGTTGATTTCGAGCGACCGCAAGCAGGCCTTCATCAACATCAAGCTGCGCCCCTTCCCCGAAGATTCAGTGTGGAAGGCCGAAGGCGAAGCGAAGGGCGTGAAGGCAGAAGCGCCCGACATGCAGACGGGCCGCGAAACGGCTGAAATCATCGCCAAGGAAAAGTATGCTCCGTTGCACCCGCGTGCTACAGGCATGCCTTACCTGAGTTTCCAGAAACTGAAATACATCGGCGAAGAGATGGGCCGCATTTTCATCATCACCATTCTCTGCGCCATCATCGTGATGTTCCTGGTAACGCGTTCGCTCCGCGGAATCGTTTCGCCATTGATTACGACTTTTGCGGGCGTCATTATGACCTTCGGCTTGGTGGGTTATCTCGGGCTTTATATGGATGCGACCAACATCATGGTGCCCGTGATTTTGGCCTTCGCCGTTTCGATTGCATACAACATCCACATCAATTCGTTCTTCCGCAAGAACATGATGCTTACCGGCAAGCGCAAGGAATCGGTGCTTTACGCCATGCGTGAAACGGGCTGGTCGGTGCTGTTCTCCGGCCTTACCACGATCGTCGCGTTGCTTAGTTTCCTTTCAGTGATGCTCAAGCCGATCCGCTCCGTAGGCATTCTCTCGTCGATTGCGATTGCATTCATTCTTCTCGTGGCGCTGACGGTTTCGCCGATTCTCCTGAGTTTCGGCAAAGACAAGAAGCCGAACGCCAAGGTGCTTGAACGTGGCGACACGCGCATGGGACTCATTCTCGATTCTATCGGCAAGTTCGTTCTCGGACACGGGAAGCCCATCGCCATCGTATTCGCCGTTGTAACTGCAATTTCTGTTTTCGGGCTCACCAAGATAGAACCCGCCTTTGACGTGGAACGCACCATGGGCCGCAAGGTCGAATACGTGAACAAGATGCTCTACGTGGCAGAATCCGAAATCGGAAGTTTCTACTCTTACGACTTGGTGATTGACTTTGGCGCAAATGACAAGGCCAAGGAAGTCGAAAACCTGAAAAAGCTCGATGAATTGCAGGAGTACGCTGGGAAGTATCCGCTCACCAAGCGTTCCACCTCGATTCTTGATATCGTCAAGGATTTGGACCGCACGCTAAACGAAAATCGTCAGGACAAATACGCCATTCCCGAAACGGAAGAAGAAGTTGCTCAGTTGCTTTTGCTCTACGAAAACGCGGGCGGCAGCGAAGCGAGCTACTGGATGGATTACGATTACAGGAAACTCCGCCTGATGATTGAAATTTCGAGCTACAACTCCAACGAACTCCAGAAGGAAATCGAGGACTTGCAGAATTTCGCTCGCAAGCTTTACCCGGATGCAAAGGTGACTGCCGTAGGAAACTTGCCGCAGTTCACCGCCATGCAGCAGTACCTGGAAGTGGGCCAGATGACGTCGTTCCTGATTTCTGTAGTCATCGTGGCTGTCCTTTTGATGATCGTCTTCGGCAGCATCCGTACAGGCCTTATCGGCATGATTCCGAATATTGCGCCGGGTATTTTCGTGGGCGGCTACCTTGGGCTCACGAACATTCCGCTTGACATGATGACGGCGACGCTCATCCCGATGATTATCGGCCTTTCCGTCGACGACACGATTCACTTCATCAACCACGGGCATGTGGAATTTGACCGCACCCACGATTATCGCGAATCGATTCTCAACGTATTCCGCACGGCAGGGCCGGCCCTCGTGATGACGACGATTATCATGGTGGCGACCTTCGCTGGCTTTACCACCTCGGCCGCAACGCAGATGTTCAACTTCGGCTTCGTGGTGTTTGTCGGCCTTGTCTCGGCATTGCTCGCAGACCTCTTCGTGACACCGCTTTTAATCAAGAAATTCAAGATTTTTGGAAAATAG
- a CDS encoding type I restriction enzyme HsdR N-terminal domain-containing protein — protein sequence MMNYQDAWNKIVEKEKDLSGKKEEAVQTMWESVILRDYLEYKKDCINSQRKIRIGSTDKIADIVLCKENKEMCIVELKRFELHEGRNQLFSYLKQIDRVSIGVLVCDKLYVYDYQYGRDAEKQPYVEISFEENNLDGISFVELFNSSNFDERKIKEWIAKKNEERQLLKQKQNNFNKNVAQIKNEINDSLIKELLKKYFINERGFTKEEFEKADSEHNQISPQPLLRNRRNTANKRMEKFKEWLTAHKYSPNVASGYASAVNYIEQHQCKLGNNIDIWNASKGTIRDLVRDYDSDGKYAKIGLERHAAIKNGLKRYYEFLS from the coding sequence ATGATGAATTATCAAGATGCTTGGAACAAAATAGTTGAGAAAGAAAAAGATCTTTCTGGAAAAAAGGAAGAAGCAGTTCAAACAATGTGGGAATCCGTTATTCTCCGAGATTATTTAGAATATAAGAAAGATTGTATCAATTCTCAACGGAAAATTAGAATCGGTTCTACGGATAAAATTGCTGACATTGTCCTTTGCAAAGAAAATAAGGAAATGTGTATTGTAGAATTAAAAAGATTTGAATTGCACGAAGGCAGAAATCAGTTATTTTCATATCTTAAACAAATAGATCGTGTATCTATTGGCGTTCTTGTTTGCGATAAATTGTATGTCTATGACTATCAATATGGACGAGATGCTGAAAAGCAACCTTATGTAGAGATTTCTTTTGAAGAGAATAATTTAGATGGAATTTCTTTTGTAGAATTGTTTAATTCATCCAATTTTGACGAAAGAAAAATTAAAGAATGGATTGCAAAAAAGAATGAAGAACGTCAATTGCTAAAGCAAAAACAAAACAATTTTAACAAAAATGTTGCTCAAATAAAAAATGAAATAAATGATAGCCTTATTAAGGAATTGCTAAAGAAGTATTTCATAAATGAAAGAGGTTTTACAAAAGAAGAATTTGAAAAGGCTGATAGTGAACATAACCAGATTTCGCCACAACCTTTACTACGTAACCGTAGAAATACGGCAAATAAGCGGATGGAAAAATTTAAAGAATGGCTTACTGCACATAAATATTCTCCAAATGTGGCAAGCGGATATGCAAGTGCGGTTAATTATATTGAACAACACCAATGCAAATTAGGAAATAATATTGATATATGGAATGCATCAAAGGGAACCATTCGAGATTTAGTTCGTGATTATGATAGCGATGGTAAGTATGCTAAAATTGGTCTAGAAAGGCATGCCGCAATTAAGAATGGTCTTAAGCGATATTACGAATTTTTATCATAA
- a CDS encoding lipopolysaccharide assembly protein LapB: protein MRWFENARINPMPKTKTTSEDADIKRFEKFVKELLGKDDAELFLEKYGEQWNERIERDEPELDSFVLKAIEFDNASCAIILMNDWMRFMNKVENYEKWKKNSPAQKQDIIEDYYFQIKADFFRASLEKYGGRKGVEDKLLALNGMLRKKNFEDASKQSKTLLKILDDNPFVSNESFQYVSIMNEMEWFVYQHYNKSSNSNVRNINFICPVEYIYLENAAIAFEMKKYSEAEKYLNETLKWNPVSAYGLWFLARVYLERRQWKQSLDTIIRGLKYAYRPSHFRAFYDALMCYFDGRNLNKDVLCCIYLKMQYASSDKTRKNVAQDFQIFSRSECATNLRVKKLCDAYIKPLEEPGKRNNRTDSKSSKLVDVSIEDVRESSRKYGYPMEVNPKIIELAKSYREKAVCAKDNREAEYFQTILSDLEKCREQAKRICVAISRQRKSKIVS from the coding sequence GTGAGATGGTTTGAAAATGCCAGAATAAATCCTATGCCCAAAACAAAAACTACATCCGAGGATGCCGATATCAAACGTTTTGAAAAGTTCGTTAAAGAACTTCTCGGCAAGGATGATGCCGAACTCTTTTTAGAAAAATACGGTGAACAGTGGAATGAACGTATTGAGAGAGATGAACCTGAATTAGATTCGTTCGTCTTAAAGGCTATTGAATTTGACAATGCTTCGTGTGCAATCATTCTTATGAATGATTGGATGAGGTTCATGAACAAGGTGGAAAATTACGAAAAGTGGAAAAAGAATTCACCTGCACAAAAGCAAGATATCATAGAAGACTATTATTTTCAAATAAAGGCTGACTTCTTTCGCGCCAGTCTAGAAAAATATGGTGGACGCAAAGGCGTCGAAGATAAACTGTTGGCGTTGAATGGAATGTTGAGAAAAAAGAATTTCGAAGATGCGTCAAAACAGTCAAAAACTCTACTCAAAATATTAGACGATAATCCGTTTGTTTCAAATGAATCCTTCCAATATGTCTCTATTATGAACGAAATGGAATGGTTTGTTTATCAGCATTATAACAAATCGTCAAATTCTAATGTTAGGAACATTAACTTTATTTGTCCGGTAGAATACATTTATTTAGAGAATGCTGCCATTGCTTTTGAAATGAAAAAATATTCAGAAGCAGAAAAATATCTGAATGAGACACTGAAATGGAACCCGGTTTCCGCATATGGTTTGTGGTTTCTCGCTCGTGTGTATCTAGAGCGAAGGCAGTGGAAACAAAGCCTAGATACAATCATTCGAGGCCTAAAATATGCGTATCGTCCATCCCATTTTAGGGCGTTTTATGATGCTTTGATGTGTTATTTCGATGGCAGGAATTTGAACAAGGATGTTTTATGTTGTATTTATTTGAAAATGCAATATGCGTCTTCGGATAAAACCAGAAAGAATGTCGCTCAGGATTTTCAAATCTTTTCTAGATCAGAATGCGCAACAAATTTGCGTGTGAAAAAATTATGCGATGCGTATATTAAGCCCCTAGAGGAGCCGGGCAAACGAAATAATAGGACTGATAGTAAATCAAGCAAGCTGGTTGATGTTTCAATTGAAGATGTTCGTGAATCGTCCCGAAAATATGGATATCCAATGGAAGTGAATCCAAAGATAATCGAACTGGCAAAATCTTATCGTGAAAAAGCCGTTTGTGCTAAAGATAATCGCGAAGCAGAATATTTTCAAACTATACTTTCTGATTTAGAGAAATGTCGGGAACAGGCGAAAAGAATTTGCGTGGCAATATCTCGTCAAAGAAAATCAAAAATTGTGAGTTGA
- a CDS encoding outer membrane lipoprotein-sorting protein, producing MNMKFAKTAATIIVALSAMVSAETLTGRDIVQKVHDRPDGDTRSSELSMTLINKSGAKRERKITSFAMDVGKDTKQIMFFRYPNDVKGTGFLTVDYDDINKDDDKWLYLPAMKKTRRISGKSSKTDYFMGSDFTYDDVGQRNIDEDTHKLLREEKVDGIDCWVVESVPKKGDEIFSKKISWIRKDCLIAAKVEYYDKLGKLHRSLKVENVVQVDGFWSIAKMSMENVQTNHKTLLEFGDIKFNIPLDAKTFTVPRLERGL from the coding sequence ATGAATATGAAATTCGCAAAAACAGCCGCGACAATTATTGTCGCCTTGAGCGCCATGGTGAGCGCAGAAACATTGACCGGCCGCGATATCGTGCAAAAAGTGCATGACCGCCCCGATGGCGACACCCGCAGTTCCGAACTCTCGATGACTCTCATCAACAAGAGCGGGGCCAAGCGCGAACGCAAGATTACCTCGTTTGCGATGGACGTGGGCAAAGACACTAAGCAGATTATGTTCTTCCGCTACCCCAACGACGTGAAGGGCACGGGATTCCTGACGGTCGATTACGACGACATCAACAAGGATGACGACAAGTGGCTTTACCTGCCCGCCATGAAAAAGACGCGCCGTATTAGCGGAAAGAGTTCCAAGACGGATTACTTCATGGGATCTGACTTCACTTACGACGACGTTGGCCAGCGCAACATCGACGAAGACACCCACAAGCTCCTCCGCGAAGAAAAGGTCGACGGAATCGATTGTTGGGTGGTTGAATCCGTGCCGAAAAAGGGCGACGAAATCTTCTCGAAAAAAATTTCCTGGATTCGCAAGGACTGCCTGATTGCAGCGAAGGTGGAATACTACGACAAGCTCGGCAAGTTGCACCGCTCGCTAAAAGTCGAAAACGTGGTTCAGGTAGATGGATTCTGGTCTATCGCCAAGATGAGCATGGAAAACGTGCAGACCAACCACAAGACGCTCCTTGAATTCGGCGACATCAAGTTCAACATTCCGCTTGACGCAAAGACATTCACCGTGCCGCGCTTGGAAAGAGGACTGTAA